A window from uncultured Desulfobacter sp. encodes these proteins:
- the lgt gene encoding prolipoprotein diacylglyceryl transferase, producing the protein MHPILLQVGSLKLYTYGLFVALGFITAIWFTKRNAKFYGVPDQIVSDLFFTVLISAIAGARILYVLINLNTYKDNLLDVFKIWNGGLVFFGGFLGGALGAIIFLKIKKMDIWKTADVIAPGLALGHSVGRFGCLFAGCCYGKPCDLPIALTFTNPNSLAPLNVPLQPTQLYMIASNFALFLILLAIQRRKSFNGMVFLSYIMLYSLFRSIIEFFRGDFRGNFIFDFLSLSQGIGLLVSCVALIFMIIKLRARHDSR; encoded by the coding sequence ATGCATCCGATTCTCCTTCAGGTCGGCAGCCTGAAGCTTTATACCTATGGCCTTTTTGTGGCATTAGGATTTATCACCGCCATCTGGTTTACAAAACGGAATGCTAAGTTTTACGGTGTTCCCGATCAGATCGTATCCGATCTTTTTTTTACCGTGTTGATCAGCGCCATAGCCGGTGCCCGTATTCTTTATGTACTGATTAATCTCAACACGTATAAAGACAATCTTCTTGATGTGTTTAAAATCTGGAACGGCGGTCTGGTCTTCTTCGGGGGGTTCCTTGGCGGCGCCCTTGGCGCCATTATCTTTTTGAAGATCAAAAAAATGGATATCTGGAAGACCGCGGATGTGATCGCGCCCGGGCTTGCGCTCGGCCACTCCGTGGGGCGTTTCGGATGTCTTTTTGCCGGATGCTGTTACGGCAAACCCTGTGATCTGCCCATTGCCTTGACCTTTACCAATCCGAACAGTCTGGCGCCCCTTAATGTTCCCTTGCAACCCACCCAGTTGTACATGATCGCTTCCAACTTTGCTCTTTTTTTAATTCTTCTGGCCATACAGCGGCGCAAAAGCTTCAACGGCATGGTTTTTTTAAGCTACATCATGCTTTACTCCCTGTTCCGGTCCATTATTGAATTTTTCAGAGGCGACTTCAGGGGCAATTTCATTTTTGATTTTCTGTCTCTCTCCCAGGGAATTGGATTGCTGGTCTCCTGCGTTGCGTTGATATTCATGATCATCAAACTGAGAGCAAGGCATGACAGCCGCTAA
- the lspA gene encoding signal peptidase II, which translates to MTGSLTPMRRLILVSIGVLLLDQITKWMIVKCLPLYDHITVIDHLFDITHVLNPGGAFGFFAEQSPGIRKFIFLFLSSGVALFVVWLYRKTAQTHIFLSYGLALIFGGALGNLIDRFRFGKVVDFLDFYVGALHWPAFNVADSAISIGMGILIYHVIFNKLPEI; encoded by the coding sequence ATGACCGGTTCTTTAACACCCATGCGGCGGCTTATCCTGGTGAGTATCGGTGTGCTTTTGCTCGACCAGATCACCAAATGGATGATTGTAAAATGCCTGCCGCTGTATGATCATATTACGGTGATCGATCATTTGTTTGACATCACCCATGTACTGAATCCCGGGGGGGCGTTCGGCTTTTTTGCCGAACAGTCCCCGGGGATCAGAAAATTCATCTTTTTATTTTTATCCTCCGGGGTTGCCCTGTTTGTCGTCTGGCTTTACCGGAAAACAGCCCAAACCCACATTTTTTTATCCTACGGATTGGCCCTGATCTTCGGTGGCGCCCTGGGAAATCTGATTGATCGGTTCCGATTTGGAAAGGTTGTTGATTTTCTCGATTTTTATGTGGGGGCCCTTCACTGGCCGGCCTTTAATGTCGCAGATTCAGCCATTTCCATTGGAATGGGCATATTAATTTATCACGTAATATTCAATAAACTGCCTGAAATATAA
- the ileS gene encoding isoleucine--tRNA ligase, translating into MDYKQTLNLPSTQFAMKANLPQREPEMIKDWEQKKIYKKLREQSKDKPLFILHDGPPYANGHLHMGHAINKILKDIIIRSRQMCGFNAPYVPGWDCHGLPIEHNVDKKLGSKKKDMTPVEVRRECRAYAASFVDIQREEFKRFGVAGEWDEPYLTMNYPYEARIAKECGEFGLSGDMFLGKKPIYWCCNCQTALAEAEIEYHDHTSPSIYVKFPVKDDITDLFDAGGEPVFVVIWTTTPWTLPANLGVCLHPDFIYAAVKTQNQGILIMAKELVENVMGEFGISEYSIVAELSGKDLENRNCKHPFYDRNSLIILGGHVTLEAGTGCVHTAPGHGADDHIAGNRYGLECYSPVEDNGTFSQGVELFEGQFIFKANAEINKLLEEKGALLKQENMSHSYPHCWRCKKPVIYRATPQWFISMDNLGLRQKALDEINNVHWIPSWGRERIYAMIEHRPDWCLSRQRSWGVPIPVFHCTKCKKVYVTRESVDRIHELFTEFSSDIWFEKDAEFLMPDGAVCEDCGSTTFTKDQNILDVWFDSGVSHAAVLEEREGLQRPADMYLEGSDQHRGWFHSSLLTAVGRTGHAPYKAVLTHGFVVDEKGHKMSKSVGNVVAPDKVIKQYGADVLRLWAASADYRGDVSISDNIIKQLSDAYRRIRNTCRFLLGNFVGFDPSQLRAVENMGELDRFILHRLYYVVKRCRAAYDAYEFHVIYHTLHNFCVVDLSSFYLDIIKDRVYTSPENSDTRKDAQTVMFMILDSLVKIMAPILPFTAEEIYTYMPLGDTRKESVHMEDMVSLDDALQDKALAAKWENIRGLRGEVTKALEEARKAKLIGHPLDASVEIKLPSGDFEDQVASLDVELNDIFIVSKAQVVDTLDGDVYHGKEIEGLAIKVAKASGEKCERCWRFDENLGTDSEHPTTCPRCTQALKTILG; encoded by the coding sequence ATGGATTATAAACAAACACTGAACCTGCCTTCTACCCAATTTGCAATGAAGGCCAATCTACCCCAGCGTGAACCTGAGATGATCAAAGACTGGGAGCAGAAGAAAATTTATAAAAAACTGCGGGAACAATCCAAGGACAAGCCCCTTTTTATTCTCCATGACGGTCCTCCCTATGCCAACGGCCATCTCCACATGGGCCATGCCATCAACAAGATATTAAAGGATATTATCATCCGCTCCCGGCAAATGTGCGGTTTCAACGCCCCCTATGTGCCGGGTTGGGACTGCCACGGCCTGCCCATTGAGCATAATGTGGACAAAAAGCTGGGCAGCAAGAAAAAGGATATGACCCCGGTGGAGGTGCGCCGGGAGTGCCGGGCCTATGCGGCATCCTTTGTGGATATCCAGAGAGAAGAGTTCAAACGTTTTGGCGTTGCAGGGGAGTGGGATGAGCCTTACCTGACCATGAACTATCCCTATGAAGCGCGCATTGCCAAAGAGTGCGGTGAATTTGGTCTGTCAGGGGATATGTTTCTGGGTAAAAAGCCCATCTACTGGTGCTGTAACTGCCAGACCGCTCTGGCGGAAGCTGAAATTGAATACCACGATCACACCTCCCCGTCCATTTATGTTAAATTCCCCGTAAAAGACGATATCACTGATCTGTTTGATGCCGGAGGAGAACCTGTTTTTGTGGTGATCTGGACCACCACTCCCTGGACCCTGCCGGCCAACCTGGGGGTCTGTCTGCATCCTGATTTTATTTATGCGGCGGTGAAAACACAGAACCAGGGCATTTTGATCATGGCCAAGGAGCTTGTGGAAAATGTCATGGGTGAGTTCGGGATATCAGAGTATTCCATTGTGGCCGAACTGTCCGGAAAGGACCTTGAGAACCGTAACTGCAAGCATCCTTTCTATGACAGAAATTCACTGATCATCCTGGGGGGCCACGTCACCCTTGAGGCCGGTACCGGCTGTGTACATACGGCCCCGGGCCACGGTGCCGATGACCATATTGCCGGCAACCGCTATGGTTTGGAGTGCTACTCACCGGTTGAGGACAACGGTACATTTTCACAAGGGGTTGAGCTGTTTGAGGGGCAGTTTATTTTCAAGGCCAATGCTGAAATTAATAAGCTTCTGGAAGAAAAAGGGGCCCTGCTCAAACAGGAGAACATGTCCCATTCCTATCCCCACTGCTGGCGCTGTAAAAAGCCTGTTATTTACCGGGCTACACCCCAGTGGTTTATCTCCATGGACAACCTGGGACTTCGCCAAAAAGCCCTTGATGAAATCAACAATGTCCATTGGATTCCGTCCTGGGGCCGGGAGCGTATTTACGCCATGATTGAACACAGGCCGGACTGGTGCCTGTCCCGCCAGCGCTCCTGGGGGGTTCCCATTCCCGTATTCCATTGCACCAAATGCAAAAAGGTGTATGTGACCCGGGAGTCCGTGGACCGTATCCATGAACTGTTTACTGAATTTTCTTCGGACATCTGGTTTGAAAAGGACGCCGAGTTTCTGATGCCCGACGGTGCGGTATGCGAAGACTGCGGTTCCACCACCTTTACCAAAGACCAGAATATCCTTGATGTGTGGTTTGATTCAGGTGTCAGCCATGCAGCCGTGTTAGAGGAAAGAGAAGGGCTTCAGCGTCCTGCGGACATGTACCTTGAAGGATCTGACCAGCACCGCGGCTGGTTTCACTCTTCACTTTTAACTGCGGTGGGCAGAACCGGCCATGCCCCATACAAGGCTGTGCTCACCCACGGGTTTGTGGTGGATGAAAAGGGCCATAAAATGTCCAAATCCGTGGGCAATGTTGTGGCCCCGGACAAGGTAATCAAGCAATACGGTGCCGATGTGCTGCGGCTGTGGGCGGCATCCGCCGATTACCGCGGGGATGTCAGCATTTCCGATAATATCATCAAGCAACTTTCCGATGCCTACAGACGGATCAGAAACACCTGCCGATTCCTTTTGGGTAACTTTGTCGGATTTGACCCGTCCCAGTTGAGAGCGGTTGAGAATATGGGGGAACTGGACCGGTTCATTCTCCATCGTCTGTACTATGTGGTAAAACGGTGCAGGGCTGCATATGATGCCTATGAGTTCCATGTGATTTATCATACCCTCCATAATTTTTGCGTGGTGGATCTGTCCTCCTTTTATCTGGATATTATCAAGGACCGTGTCTACACAAGCCCTGAAAATTCAGATACCCGTAAAGACGCCCAGACCGTCATGTTTATGATACTGGATTCCCTGGTCAAGATCATGGCACCGATTCTGCCGTTTACGGCCGAAGAGATCTATACCTACATGCCCCTGGGCGACACCAGAAAAGAGAGTGTTCACATGGAGGATATGGTCAGCCTTGATGATGCCCTTCAGGATAAGGCTCTTGCAGCCAAGTGGGAAAATATCAGGGGCTTGCGTGGGGAAGTGACCAAGGCCCTGGAAGAGGCAAGAAAAGCCAAACTCATCGGCCATCCCCTGGATGCATCTGTTGAAATAAAACTGCCTTCGGGTGATTTTGAAGACCAGGTGGCCTCCCTGGATGTGGAGCTCAATGACATTTTCATCGTGTCCAAAGCCCAGGTGGTGGATACCCTTGACGGAGATGTTTACCATGGCAAGGAGATTGAAGGTCTGGCCATCAAGGTGGCAAAGGCGTCCGGTGAGAAATGCGAGCGGTGCTGGCGGTTTGATGAGAATTTAGGGACCGATTCAGAGCATCCCACCACCTGTCCGCGCTGCACCCAGGCCCTTAAAACTATTCTGGGCTGA